The nucleotide sequence GACGGCATACTCGCCGGGTGAACCCGGGCCGTAATATTTGGTCCCGTAGCCGGTCACGCCGGAGCCCAGCCCGGCCAGCTCGTTGAGGTTGTTCTCGTCAAGGGGGGGCGTGTCGAGGCGTTGGTAGTCGAAAAGCAAGGGGTTTTGCGATGTGTCGCCCCAGACGCCGTTCTTGTACAGGCCCGTGATCTGGAAGAAATAGTTCATGACGCTTAAATAGTTGGGCTTGTAGTTGTCGTGGTCCGAGCCGCCGTGGGTCAGGCCCAGGCAATGGCCGAGCTCGTGGACAAACGTGCCGAGCCTTGCCCAGTCCGTGCCGCCGGCGGGTTCCCACAGGCCCAGGGTCACCAGGAAATCCGTGGCCGGAATGCCTCGAGCCAGACCGCTTGACGAGCTCTCGTCATAGGAATTGGCCCAGATCATGTACCGGAAGGATTTGGCGTAGGCAGCCGGGAAATGCAGGGCTTTTACGGCGTCGAAATCGATCCAGACCTTGTTTTCGTCGTCAGCCGAACCCAGGGTTTCGGCGAAGGGAACCTGGAACTTGAGCAGGGGATGGATGCTGATGCCGGTGGTCCCGTCAGGGTTCGCCACCGGCGCGTTGGCGAAGACCGCCTTGATGTTGTCGATGACCGCCTGGGACGGGGCCAAGTTCGTGGCGTCCGGCCGCACCATGTAGTCCATCCAGACAAACAGATCCTTGTGTCTGGGATCGGCCCCCATCCCGGGCAGGTCCACGAAGACGCCGTCCACCGTGTAGCCGTTTCGCTCCCAGACGTCCGGCAGGCCGTCGCCGTCGCTGTCGCGGCCAGGGGGCGTGGCGATGGAGGGGACGAGCAGGGGCAGGTCCAGTTCGGCCGCGAGGACCGTGTTCACGGACATCAGGCTCAGCCAGGCCAGGATCAGGAGGAGCAGATGGGGCCGGAGCGATACGGGCACGAGGCCTCCAGGCTGGTGGGGGAGTGTTGTCTGCAATGGTGTTCTAAAGAAAACAGTACCATGAACCGATCATTGCTTCAAGCCTGCCTCGGCCGGCGTCGGGACGGACCATGGCTGGACGACGGCAACGGGGAGACGGCCAGCGAAATCGTGAAGTTTGGGTTTTCCCGTATTGCGCTAGCTAATCATGAATGGTATCTCGTAAAATGCCCTGTTGTCGCTTTGGTAATCATCAGGCGACGACAGAAACGATGATTGAATGATACATTTGTAATCTTCATTTCGGCAGTGGTTTCGATATTTATGATAGTAGTTTTCATCTGACGCCGCAGGAGGAGCCCATGCAGCTCAAATCCATTCAAACCAAGATCGTGCTTCTTGCCGGCGTCTGTCTGCTCGTGACGTCGGCCGCCCTGGTCGGCTATAGCCTGTATTCGGCCGGTAAAAACCAAGCCCTGGTGTCGCAGCGGGTGGGCAAGCTCTTGGAAGAGGAGGCCAAGCGCAACCTGGCCAGCCTGGCCGCCAGCCAGGCCGCCGTCATCCAGAGCGCCCTGGAGGACAACCTCGTGGCCGCCCGGACCATGGGCAAGGTCTTCGAGGTGTTGCGGGAGAAATCCGCGGCCACGGCTTCCCGCGAAGGCATCAAGAACACCGTGCGCGACACCCTCGACACGATTCTCAACGAAGTGCTGAAAAACAACCCTCAGTACCTGGGCACGTATTCCGCCTGGGAACCGGGGGCCCTGGACGGGCGCGACGGCGAATACGCCGGCGCGGCTAAGGACGACCACGACGAGACCGGCCGGTTCGTGCCCTACTGGAACCGCGACAAGGCCGGCAAGATCGCCCGCCAGCCCCTGGTCGAGTTCGAAAGCCAGGACCGCCACCCCAACGGCGTGCGCAAGGGCGGCTGGTACCTCTGGCCCCGCGAGTCGGGCAAGGAAAGCGTGCTCGATCCCTTCCCCTACATCGTCCAGGGCAAGCAGGAGTGGCTGACCACCTTGTCCGTGCCCGTCAAAAAGGACGGCAAGTTCCTGGGCGTGGCCGGCACCGACCTGCGCCTGGATTTCCTCCAGGAGCTGGCCAAGAAGGTCGACACGCATCTCTACGGCGGCAAGGGCGACGTGGCCATCGTGAGCCATGACGGCCTGGTCGTGGCCAGCAGCGAAAAGCCCGAGGCCGTGGGCCAGCCCCTGTCCTCCATCTCCAAGGACTGGGAGGAACTGGCCAAGGCGGTCAAGGCCGGCCAGAGCATCACTGACGTCAGCGACGTCACCGGCAACTATCGAGCCTTGGCCACCATCAACCTGGGCCGCACCGACCGCCCCTGGGCCGTGCTCATCCGGGTGCATCCCGACATCGTTTTGGCCGAGCGCCACGCCCTGGACGCCGACATGGCCGCCCAGGGCAGGCAAGCGGCCCTGTGGCAGGTCGGAGTGGGGCTTGGCGTCACCATCCTGGCCCTTGGCGTCATGTGGCTTTTCGCCGCCGGCATGGTGCGGCCGCTTCGCCTGGCCGCCGGCTTTGCCGAGAAGGTGGCCCAGGGCGACTTCTCCCAGAGTCTGGCCGTCAAGCAGGCCGACGAAATCGGCGTGCTGGCCGGGGCGCTCACCCGCATGGTGGACAACCTCAAAAAGATGATCGCCCAGGCCGAGGACAAGAGCCGCGAGGCCGCTGCCGAAGCCGATCGCGCCCGGGCCGCCGTGGCCGAGGCTGAACAGGCCCGGGCCGAGGCCGCCGCCGCCCAGCGCCGGGGATCCCTCGACGCCGCCGCCCGCATTGAGGACGTGGCCCGGGCCGTGGCCGCCGCCTCCTCGGACTTGGCCTCCCAGATCGACCAGTCCAAGCAAGGGGCCGACATCCAGCGCCAGCACGCCGGAGAAACGGCCACGGCCATGGAAGAAATGAACGCCACCGTGCTTGAGGTGGCCAGAAACGCCTCCGAAGCCGCTCTGGGCGCGGGCACGGCCCGGGACAAGGCCCAGGTCGGGGCCGACGTGGTGCGCCAGGTGGTGTCCGCCATCGGTGGCGTCCAGGAGCGGGCCGCCGCGCTGCGCGGCCATATGGACGAGCTCGGCCGCCAGGCCGAGGGCATCGGCAACATCATCGGCGTCATCTCCGACATCGCCGACCAGACCAACCTGCTGGCCCTTAACGCCGCCATCGAGGCGGCCCGGGCCGGCGAGGCCGGCCGGGGCTTCGCGGTCGTTGCCGACGAGGTGCGAAAGCTCGCCGAAAAGACCATGACCGCCACCAGCGAGGTCGGCACGGCCGTGCGGGCCATCCAGGCCGGGGCCCGGGCCAGCATCGAGGGCGTGGAAGGCGCGGCCCGGGCCGTGGACCAGGCCACCGACCTGGCCGGCCGCTCCGGGCAGGTGCTGGGCGAGATCGTCTCCATCGTGGAGCGCTCCGCCGATCAGGTGCGCTCCATCGCCACGGCCTCGGAAGAACAGTCCGCGGCCAGCGAACAGATCAACCGGGCGGTTGAGGACATCAACCGTATTTCCGACGACACGGCCCAGTCCATGGCCCGGGCCGCCGGTTCGGTGGAAGAACTGGCCGAGCAGGCCGAAAGCCTCACCCGGCTGGTGGATTCCCTCAAGGCCGGCTAGCGCGTCACCTCCCGAATGAAGACAGTATGGGAGGCGGCCTTGGGGTCGCCTCCCATTTTTCTTGACCGGACCCGGCCAAGCCGGCACAACTCCGCCGGGCGCGTCTTGCCCATGGCCTGGGAAGGCCGTTTCATGCTAGGCCCGGGAAGCGATAACGCTGATCCGGCCCCTGTCCCACCCATAACCCAGGAGCGCGTCCATGCCCGTCACCGTCGTCGACCATCCGCTGGTGCGCCACAAGCTCGGCTTGTTGCGCGAAAACAACATCAGCACGAAAAATTTCCGCGAACTGGCCAACGAAATCGGCCGGCTGCTCACCTACGAAGCCACCAAGTCCCTGCCCACCGAAAAAAAGACGATCCACGGCTGGGCCGGCCCGGTGGAAGTGGACCAGCTCGTGGGCAAGAAAATCACCGTGGTGCCCATCCTGCGGGCCGGCCTTGGCATGATGGACGGCGTCGTGGACATGATCCCCGGCGTCAAGGTCAGCGTGGTCGGCATGTACCGCAACGAGGAAACCCTCGAACCGGTGCGCTACTACGTTAAGCTGGCCAAAAAAATCCACAAGCGCCACGCCATGATCCTCGACCCCATGCTGGCCACCGGCGGCACGCTTGTGGCCACCATCAACCTGCTCAAGGAAGCCGGCTGCCGCCGCATCATGGGCTTGTTTTTGGTCTGCGCCCCCGAGGGGCTGGCCCGGCTGGAGAAAGAGCATCCCGACGTCGAGGTCTACACCGCCGCCATTGACGAGCGGCTCAATGAAAACGGCTACATCCTGCCGGGGCTGGGCGACGCGGGAGACAAGATTTTCGGCACCAAATAGGGGGCGCGCCCGGGCGTTTCCGGGCGCGGCGCAAGGAGGGAGACATGGCTTTGGACACGGGCAAGGACTACCAACTGCGGCTGCGGGATTTTCCCGTGGGCGCGCAAATGCTTTTCGTGGCCTTCGGGGCGCTGGTGCTGGTGCCGCTTTTAACAGGCCTTAATCCCAACGTGGCCCTTTTTTGCGCCGGCGTGGGCACGCTCATTTATCAGGTGCTGACCAAGTTCCGCATTCCGATTTTTCTCGGTTCCTCGTTCGCCTTCATCGCGCCCATCATGTTTTGCGTCAAAACCTACGGCGTGCCGGCCACCCTCGGGGCCCTGGCCTGCGTGGGACTAGCCTACGCCGGGGCGGCGGCGCTCATCAAATGGCGCGGTGTGGGCATTCTCATGAAGCTTCTGCCCACCATCGTCACCGGCCCGGTCATCATGGTCATCGGCCTGATCCTGGCTCCGGTCGGGGTGTTCATGGCCATGGGCAAGACCGGCGACGGCGCGGCCGTGCTCTATCCCCAGGCCACGGCCATGGGCGTGTCGTTTTTCTCCCTGGCCGTCACCGTGCTGGTGGCCATCCGGGGCCGGGGACTGCTCAAGCTCGTGCCCATCCTGTGCGGCATCGGCGCGGGCTATGTGGCCAGCCTGTTTTTGGGCCTGGTCGATTTCGCCCCCGTGGCCGCCGCGCCCTGGTTCGCCATGCCGTCCTTTGTCGGGCCGGAATTCAATATCGACGCCATCCTGGTCATCGTGCCCGTGGCCATCGCCCCCATCATCGAGCATTTTGGCGGCGTCATCGCCATCGGCCAGGTGACGGGCCGCAACTATCTGGAAAACCCCGGCGTCCACCGGTCGCTCATGGGCGACGGCGTGGCCACCTTCCTGGCCGGCTGCCTGGGCGGACCGCCGCTCACCACCTACGCCGAAGTCACGGGCGCGGTGTCGTTGATCAAAATTTATAACCCGGCGCTCATGACCTGGGCCGCCGTCACCGCCGTCTGCCTGGCCTTTATCGGCAAGCTCGGGGCGCTGCTCCAGACCATCCCCACCCCGGTCATGGGCGGCATCATGTTGCTGCTGTTCGGGGCCATCATGGTGGTCGGGCTCAACTCCCTGGTGCGCGAGGGGGCCGATCTCATGGAGCCGCGCAACATGGCCATCGTGGCCCTGGTCATCGTCCTGGGCATGGGCAAGATGGCCTTTTCCTTTGGCGGCATCCATCTGGAAGGCATCGGCCTGGCCGGCGTGGTCGGCGTGGTTTTAAACGCCGTGTTGCCGCGAACGGCCAAGGACGCCTGAGCCGGGGCGTCGCCGTGCCGGCGAGGCGGCTTCGTCAATCAGCTCGGCGGCCGCATGCATGGCTTTGCCGTGCCGTCGCCGGCTATCCCGGCGTGCAGGGCAGGGGAGGCCTCCACATCCCCGCCCCGGGCCGCTTGCGGCCCGGGCAATGCGACCAAAAACGCGCCCCTGAAGTATCCGGGGCGCGTTTGTTAATGGCGTAAAGTGGCACGGAGGTTGCTGCTTGATTCGACAATCGGAGGGTATACCCATGTTTGTCGAAAAGCTTGTCTTGGTTTCCCTGGTGGTTGCCTGCTGTTTCGTGCTGTCGCGCCTGGCCGACGCCGTGCTCAAACCCCGGATTGCCGATTAACGAAATAAGAAAGTGAAACGTCGGGCCGTGCGTTGGTCCGGCAGGCTGCTTGCGAAACCGGCCCAAGGGCCGGTTTCGCTTTTTCGAGGAACACCCCGCAGCACCATTGCTTGTGGAGGAGAATTCCCTATAAGGGAAAAATGGAAAACAGGACTCACGCTTCTTGCCGGCTTCGTCATGTTGGACGTGGTATCCTGGCCCTCGGGCTCGTCTTGGTCGCGGCTCTGTCCCTGGCCGCCGCCGCCAGCGCCGCGACGTGGTACGTGGACGCGGCCGTCGCTTCCAGCGGCAACGGCGCATCCTGGGCCACTGCTTTTAAAACCATCGAGGCCGGCCTCAATGCCGCCGATTCGGGCGACACCGTGGAGGTGGCCGGCGGGACCTACGCCGAATCCCTGACCACGGTCAGCGCGGGCGTCACCGTGGTCGGCAGCGAGACAGAAGGCAAAAACGGGACGGTGCGGGTGCTCGGTTCGGCCGGATCGAGCGTGCTGACCTCGGCCCACCAGACGGTCTGGCGGCGCATGACCTTTGACGGTTCCCAAAACGCCGCCGACAAGTACGTGGTGACCATCACCGGTGGCGCACCCACTTTCGAGCAGTGCGTCATCGGCCCGGGCCAGAAGCTGCTTAACGTCGGCACGGGCGGCGCGACTTTTTCGCGCACCACCATTCAGGAAGCCCGCCGGGGCGACCGGGTCTACTCGGCCGTAATCCAGCTCAACGCCGGAACCGGCGCGCCCATTGTCTTCGACTACTGCCTGCTTGGCGACATGGAATACGGCTACATCAACGTCGTGACCGCCTCGCGGATCGATTTCAACAACTGCCTCCTGGCCGGTTTTTGGGGCGACATGCTGTACCTCAACTCGTCCAGCGACTATGTCGCCACCGTGCCGAACGGCGTCCATCTGACCAACTGTCTGGCCCTGGGCAACGGCTTTGCCGCCAATGCGGTGATCGAAAATCAAAGCGCGGTCGCCCCGGTGACCCTGACCAACTGCCTCATCCAGGACAAGGCCCCGGTGGATATGACCGGCGTCAAGTACATCGGCGCCGTCACCGAAGTTTCCCCCTTGACTCCCGGCTCGCCCAAGCTCACCCACGGCCGCCGGCCGGCGCTGCTCAATCTCGGCATCGACGACGCCGCCAACGTCGGGTTTTTCGCCCAGGTGGCCGCCCTGGCCAACAGCAGCTACGGCATGAAAATGACCTCGGCCGTGGACGCCGCCGACGCGACCTCCGGCGACTGGTCCACGCTGCAGCCCCTGGTCAACGCCGGCCACGAGGTGGCCGCCCACAGCGCCCGGCATGTCTATTTGCCCGAAAACAAGCTGATGCAGCTCACCTATTCGGGTTCGGGCACGAGCGCCGCCGTCACCATCGACGGCGGCGGCACGGGGACGCCGGCCACCTCGCTGGCGGTTTCCGCCGTCGGCGATCCTGTGGCCAACTTCAGCCTGAACCTGAGCGCTGCCGCAACCGACACCATCGGCGAGGTCTGCACCGCGATCAACGCCAAGTCCGGTTTCAACTGCGAGCTGATCACCATCGCCGGCACCACCTACACCAGCGCCCCGGTGCTGGCCCGGGATCTGGCTCAGGTGGCCGGCGTATCCATTCAAAATGTCACCGCGAACCTGCTGCGCGACGACGCCCAGTTTTTCGCCGATGAAATCACCGCGCCCAAGGCGACCATCGAGGCCAATCTCTCCGCCGCCGCCGGCGGCGGCTCCTATGTTTGCACGAGCTTCGTCTATCCCTTCCTCGGCGAGGACGCCACGGTGCGGGCCGCCGTGGCCGGGGCCGGTTACAGTGCCGCCCGCAGCGGCTATGAAGGTTCCAGCGCCATGGGCGGCTTCTATACCGGGACCACGCCGGGCGGTTACGACGCGCTCAACATCTGGGCCGTGCAGCCCGGCAACGTCTTTGGCCGCAACCTCGACGCCACGACCTTGGCCCGCCGGGTGTCGGCCTTTTTGGAATGGGCCAAGTTCAACGGCGCGGCGATCTCGCTTTTCAGCCACGGGGCCAATGAATACTCCCTGTCCGAATGGTCGGCGCTGCTGGCGCTGATTGCCGCTGACCAGGACATCACCGTGGCCACCCTGGCCGACATCCAGGCCTATCTGGCGGCCAACGCCCAATCCGTCGCGAACCTCGTCTACACGCGCACGGTCTGGCCCGACATCGCCAATTACCGTCCCCTTGCCGGTTCGACGCTTTTGGCAGCCGGCACCGCCTACGCCACGACCAGGACGGATTTCGGCGGCCAGAGCGTGCCGGCCGGAACAACCCCCTCGGTCGGCCTCTACCAAAGCGGGACCGCTTCTGGTGCATTAACCCCGGCTCCGCTTCTTCTGCTGTTGTTACAGTAACCCTCCCGGCTTCTTTCCTCCCTTATTGCAGCCGCAGCGACATGCTGCGGCAATGCCGTTTGTATTGTAACGACCTGCCGTGTTCCATGAACGATGGAGGCGGCGGCTGTCCGATTTTCTGTGGCTTCAGATTTGCAATTATTCGCTGCGTAAGGCGTTTGGCCCTGGCCGTGAAGTGGAACTGGCCGGCTAGGGGCCGGCGGGGTTGTTGAGAAGTAAATATTTCAAGTGTGTTGTGTTCAGGCCGTAAGGCAGGCCGAGCGAAACCGGTCCTGGCCGGCGCCAGGTTGGACGCTACGGCACGTCGCAGATTGTAACAAAGTGAAACGCCGCTCCGGTGATTGTAGCCCGAGAGCGGTTTGACCGGATCCGATGCTTCGACACCGTGCAGCTTTGGAGGGCGCATCCATGACGGAAGTATTTCCCAGACAAAAACCTGATCGCCGTTTTCTTCCGGACATACCCTCAAAGCAGCACACGCGGCGTCTTTCCGGGCCGCGCTATTTCTCCCAAGGGCAGACCGACGTCTACAGCGCCGACGGCAAGTACCGCTATACTTCCGGACGAACTGTGGACATCTCCGAGGGCGGCATGCTGCTTGTGCCGGACAAGCCGCTGCGGGTCGGCGACAATGCGGTGCTGCGATTTTTTTTGAGCGCCGGCACCATGCCCGAAGGTTTTGAATCCTTTGTCAAGCTGCCGGCCCGGGTGGTGCGGGTGGATTCGGCCTCGGGGCATGTCGGTTTCGAGTTCGCCAACCCGCTGTCGCAGTATCTTCGCCGTAAACGCTGGCGGTATTTCGAGACAGCGTCCCTCCTGGGCATCCTGCTGGCCCTGATCGGGGTGTGGTTCATCAAAAAGGAGAGCATTTTCTACTTCTGGTTCGACGTGCCGGTTTTTCTCTACGGCCTGTGCGCCGTGTTCTATCTGCTGTCGCGCTTTTTCTTCGCCGCCCTCTACCGGCCCTACAAGATCACGCCCGGCTACCAGCCCAGCGTCACCATCGTCATTCCCTGCTTCAACGAGGAAGAGTGGATCGAAAAGACCATCCACGGCTGTCTCAACCAACTCTATCCCGAGGAACTGCTCGAAGTCATCGTGGTCGATGACGGCAGTTCCGACAACTCCGTGGCCGTGGCCCGGGCCGTGCGCGACAAGATTTACGACGAGGCCGGGGACCGGCTCATTGTCCATGCCTTCCCGGAAAACCGGGGCAAGCGCCATGCCCTGGCCGCCGGAGCCCGCATGGCCAAAGGGGAGCTCGTGCTCTTCGTCGATTCCGACAGCTTCCTGCAGCCCGATGCCGTGCTCCACGTGGTCCAGCCCTTTCACGACCCCCACATCGGCGGCGCGGCCGGGCGCTGTGAGGTCGAAAACAAGTGGACCAACGTTTTGACGCGAATGCAGGCCGTTCGCTATTTCATCGGCTTTCGCATCTTCAAGGCGGCCGAGAGCATCTTCGACGTGGTCACCTGCCTGTCCGGCCCCCTGGCCTGTTACCGCCGGACCGTGCTCATGCGCTACCTTGACGCCTGGGAGAGCCAGACGTTCCTGGGGCGGCCGGCCACCTTCGGCGATGACCGCAGTCTGACCAACTTCATCCTGGGCAGCCACTACGCCGTGTACCAGCACACCGCCGTGTGCAACACCATCGTGCCCTCCACCTACGGCAAGTTCTTTACCCAACAGATGCGCTGGAAACGCTCCTGGCTGCGCGAGAGTCTGCGGGCCTGCAAGTTCATGTGGCTCAAGGAACCCTTCATGGCCATCTCCTTCTACCTGGGCCTTATTTTGCCGGTCATGGCCCCGGTGGTGGTGCTGCGGGCCTTTGTCTTCATGCCCGCCGCCTACGGCATCTGGCCCACCATGTATTTGGCCGGCGTGCTCCTTATGAGTGTGCTGATGTGCACGTCCTATCTGCTGCTTAAGCGGTCCAATCTGTGGCTTTACGGCGTGCCCTTCTGCTTTTTCTACCTCTTCGTACTCCTGTGGCAGATCGTCTGGGCCTTGCTCACCTTTTGGAAGTCGGAGTGGGGCACACGGGC is from Solidesulfovibrio magneticus RS-1 and encodes:
- a CDS encoding binary toxin-like calcium binding domain-containing protein, translating into MPVSLRPHLLLLILAWLSLMSVNTVLAAELDLPLLVPSIATPPGRDSDGDGLPDVWERNGYTVDGVFVDLPGMGADPRHKDLFVWMDYMVRPDATNLAPSQAVIDNIKAVFANAPVANPDGTTGISIHPLLKFQVPFAETLGSADDENKVWIDFDAVKALHFPAAYAKSFRYMIWANSYDESSSSGLARGIPATDFLVTLGLWEPAGGTDWARLGTFVHELGHCLGLTHGGSDHDNYKPNYLSVMNYFFQITGLYKNGVWGDTSQNPLLFDYQRLDTPPLDENNLNELAGLGSGVTGYGTKYYGPGSPGEYAVADASGSIDWNRDSVYETDVAADINGDGVRNQLIAQNNWPHIDYNAGGLLGPASTPAARAQADAAPRPDALRHELDFATSRKIANTRGADTPAN
- a CDS encoding methyl-accepting chemotaxis protein: MQLKSIQTKIVLLAGVCLLVTSAALVGYSLYSAGKNQALVSQRVGKLLEEEAKRNLASLAASQAAVIQSALEDNLVAARTMGKVFEVLREKSAATASREGIKNTVRDTLDTILNEVLKNNPQYLGTYSAWEPGALDGRDGEYAGAAKDDHDETGRFVPYWNRDKAGKIARQPLVEFESQDRHPNGVRKGGWYLWPRESGKESVLDPFPYIVQGKQEWLTTLSVPVKKDGKFLGVAGTDLRLDFLQELAKKVDTHLYGGKGDVAIVSHDGLVVASSEKPEAVGQPLSSISKDWEELAKAVKAGQSITDVSDVTGNYRALATINLGRTDRPWAVLIRVHPDIVLAERHALDADMAAQGRQAALWQVGVGLGVTILALGVMWLFAAGMVRPLRLAAGFAEKVAQGDFSQSLAVKQADEIGVLAGALTRMVDNLKKMIAQAEDKSREAAAEADRARAAVAEAEQARAEAAAAQRRGSLDAAARIEDVARAVAAASSDLASQIDQSKQGADIQRQHAGETATAMEEMNATVLEVARNASEAALGAGTARDKAQVGADVVRQVVSAIGGVQERAAALRGHMDELGRQAEGIGNIIGVISDIADQTNLLALNAAIEAARAGEAGRGFAVVADEVRKLAEKTMTATSEVGTAVRAIQAGARASIEGVEGAARAVDQATDLAGRSGQVLGEIVSIVERSADQVRSIATASEEQSAASEQINRAVEDINRISDDTAQSMARAAGSVEELAEQAESLTRLVDSLKAG
- the upp gene encoding uracil phosphoribosyltransferase, which produces MPVTVVDHPLVRHKLGLLRENNISTKNFRELANEIGRLLTYEATKSLPTEKKTIHGWAGPVEVDQLVGKKITVVPILRAGLGMMDGVVDMIPGVKVSVVGMYRNEETLEPVRYYVKLAKKIHKRHAMILDPMLATGGTLVATINLLKEAGCRRIMGLFLVCAPEGLARLEKEHPDVEVYTAAIDERLNENGYILPGLGDAGDKIFGTK
- a CDS encoding uracil-xanthine permease family protein; protein product: MALDTGKDYQLRLRDFPVGAQMLFVAFGALVLVPLLTGLNPNVALFCAGVGTLIYQVLTKFRIPIFLGSSFAFIAPIMFCVKTYGVPATLGALACVGLAYAGAAALIKWRGVGILMKLLPTIVTGPVIMVIGLILAPVGVFMAMGKTGDGAAVLYPQATAMGVSFFSLAVTVLVAIRGRGLLKLVPILCGIGAGYVASLFLGLVDFAPVAAAPWFAMPSFVGPEFNIDAILVIVPVAIAPIIEHFGGVIAIGQVTGRNYLENPGVHRSLMGDGVATFLAGCLGGPPLTTYAEVTGAVSLIKIYNPALMTWAAVTAVCLAFIGKLGALLQTIPTPVMGGIMLLLFGAIMVVGLNSLVREGADLMEPRNMAIVALVIVLGMGKMAFSFGGIHLEGIGLAGVVGVVLNAVLPRTAKDA
- a CDS encoding glycosyltransferase; amino-acid sequence: MTEVFPRQKPDRRFLPDIPSKQHTRRLSGPRYFSQGQTDVYSADGKYRYTSGRTVDISEGGMLLVPDKPLRVGDNAVLRFFLSAGTMPEGFESFVKLPARVVRVDSASGHVGFEFANPLSQYLRRKRWRYFETASLLGILLALIGVWFIKKESIFYFWFDVPVFLYGLCAVFYLLSRFFFAALYRPYKITPGYQPSVTIVIPCFNEEEWIEKTIHGCLNQLYPEELLEVIVVDDGSSDNSVAVARAVRDKIYDEAGDRLIVHAFPENRGKRHALAAGARMAKGELVLFVDSDSFLQPDAVLHVVQPFHDPHIGGAAGRCEVENKWTNVLTRMQAVRYFIGFRIFKAAESIFDVVTCLSGPLACYRRTVLMRYLDAWESQTFLGRPATFGDDRSLTNFILGSHYAVYQHTAVCNTIVPSTYGKFFTQQMRWKRSWLRESLRACKFMWLKEPFMAISFYLGLILPVMAPVVVLRAFVFMPAAYGIWPTMYLAGVLLMSVLMCTSYLLLKRSNLWLYGVPFCFFYLFVLLWQIVWALLTFWKSEWGTRASKYDKSMAMG